Proteins encoded together in one Benincasa hispida cultivar B227 chromosome 1, ASM972705v1, whole genome shotgun sequence window:
- the LOC120072443 gene encoding probable inactive receptor kinase At4g23740 translates to MMKNSFIFLRIFLFLAFFWPGVFTEPVEDKQALLDFFHNISHSPSLNWNESSSVCKSWTGVFCNSDESRVVALRLPGTGLRGPIPANTLSRLSALEILSLRLNRISGPFPFDFSKLENLSSLYLQYNKFSGPLPLDFSVWNNLSVIDLSNNLFNGSIPSSISKLSHLTVLNLANNSFSGEIPNIDIPSLQRLDLSNNNLTGNVPHSLQRFPSWVFSGNNVTEEHSAIPPSFPLQPPTAQPTRKSKGLSESAILGIAIGGSVIGFILLAVLLTACWFKKGKGNMSSTMEPKKKEASVKKRGFESQEQKNNLNFFQDSNLAFDLEDLLRASAEVLGKGTFGVSYKAALEDSTTVVVKRLNQVTVGKREFEQQMQLIGNIKHENVVSLRAYYYSKDEKLMVYDYYGQGSVSAMLHGKEGDGLRVLDWDTRMKIAIGAARGLAYIHTENGGKCSHGNVRASNIFLNSKGYGCVSDVGLAGLMNSIPLPATRTPGYRAPELTDTRRASEAADVYSFGVVLLELLTGKSPIHVEGCNEVVNLVRWVNSVVREEWTAEVFDVELLRYPNIEEEMVEMLQIGLSCVAKMPEQRPKMMDIMSRIEQVRQHGTGTQPSSESKSAYSTPVHVMEIGSSSRLP, encoded by the exons ATGATGAAGAACAGCTTCATCTTCCTtagaatttttttgtttttagcatTCTTCTGGCCCGGGGTTTTCACTGAGCCAGTTGAAGACAAGCAAGCCTTACTTGATTTCTTCCATAATATCTCCCACTCGCCTTCTCTCAACTGGAATGAGAGTAGTTCGGTGTGCAAATCCTGGACAGGAGTGTTTTGCAATTCTGATGAATCCAGAGTAGTAGCCTTACGATTACCCGGGACTGGTCTACGTGGCCCGATCCCTGCGAATACTCTTAGCCGCCTATCTGCACTCGAGATTCTAAGCCTTAGGTTAAATAGGATATCAGGTCCTTTCCCTTTTGATTTTTCGAAGCTGGAGAACTTGAGTTCCTTGTATCTGCAATACAACAAGTTTTCAGGTCCTTTGCCTTTAGATTTTTCAGTTTGGAACAACCTTAGTGTCATTGATCTATCGAACAATCTCTTTAATGGGAGTATTCCTTCCTCTATCTCAAAGTTGAGTCATTTGACAGTTTTGAATCTTGCAAACAACTCGTTTTCAGGCGAAATTCCGAACATTGATATTCCAAGTTTGCAACGGTTAGATTTGTCCAATAATAATCTTACAGGAAATGTGCCTCACTCTCTTCAAAGATTTCCAAGTTGGGTGTTCTCTGGTAACAATGTTACTGAAGAACATAGTGCAATTCCCCCATCTTTTCCTCTTCAGCCTCCCACTGCTCAACCGACAAGAAAAAGCAAAGGACTAAGTGAATCTGCAATACTTGGTATTGCAATTGGTGGTTCTGTTATTGGGTTTATTTTGCTAGCTGTTTTGTTGACTGCTTGCTggtttaaaaaaggaaaaggaaatatgAGTTCCACCATGGAGCCTAAAAAGAAGGAAGCGTCTGTGAAAAAAAGGGGCTTTGAGAGCCAAGAACAAAAGAACAACCTCAATTTCTTTCAGGATTCTAATCTTGCATTTGACTTGGAAGACCTGTTGAGAGCATCTGCCGAGGTTCTCGGGAAGGGAACCTTTGGAGTGAGCTACAAGGCAGCTTTGGAGGACTCAACGACTGTCGTAGTGAAGAGGCTGAACCAAGTGACGGTTGGTAAACGAGAATTTGAACAGCAGATGCAGTTGATTGGAAATATTAAGCACGAGAACGTCGTTTCCTTACGAGCATATTATTATTCAAAGGATGAGAAACTCATGGTCTATGACTACTATGGTCAAGGGAGTGTGTCTGCAATGTTACATG GTAAGGAAGGAGACGGTCTACGTGTGTTAGATTGGGATACTCGGATGAAAATTGCTATTGGAGCGGCTCGAGGTCTTGCTTATATTCACACAGAAAATGGTGGAAAATGTTCCCATGGAAACGTCAGAGCTTCAAACATTTTCCTCAACTCTAAAGGATATGGTTGTGTATCCGACGTTGGCTTGGCTGGATTGATGAATTCAATTCCACTACCAGCCACAAGAACCCCTGGTTACCGAGCACCTGAATTGACCGACACTCGGAGAGCATCAGAAGCAGCTGATGTCTACAGTTTTGGGGTGGTGCTGCTGGAGCTTCTAACTGGAAAATCTCCCATACATGTTGAAGGTTGTAATGAAGTTGTTAATTTGGTGAGGTGGGTGAACTCTGTGGTGAGAGAGGAATGGACAGCAGAAGTGTTTGATGTTGAACTACTCAGGTATCCAAACATAGAAGAAGAGATGGTGGAGATGCTGCAAATTGGGTTGTCTTGTGTTGCCAAAATGCCCGAGCAGAGACCGAAAATGATGGATATAATGTCGAGAATCGAGCAAGTTCGGCAACATGGTACAGGAACCCAACCATCATCAGAGTCAAAATCAGCGTATTCAACTCCAGTTCATGTAATGGAAATCGGTTCTTCCTCACGTTTACCTTGA